The genomic stretch GTGGTGAGAGGGCCTTATCCTCGGCGCGATGAAACGCCTATTCTTTTTAATCATTTTATTCGGAACCCCCGTTTTCTCCCATGCGGATGAAATCCAATTACCACCTCCTGTGCGCGACGGGTTAAAGGCCTTGATCGACAAGGGGGCACAACAAGCTGTTAATATCTGGGTAAAAGGAACCCCTGTCGAAAAAGATGCAAAACTGACCACCAGCCTCCTGCAAAATCTCGAACCCATGATCGCCATGATGGGTAATGTGAATGGTTATGAGATCGTCCGCCAGGTCCAGATCAGCCCGTCGGTGGTCACCTCCTATATCGTGATCAAACTCGATCTAGGCCCGATTTACATGGTTTCGGACGCCTACCAGTCAAAAAACGGGTGGATCATCGCCAATATCCGTTTTGACGGGAATCTGCGTCCGCTCTTTAGCGAAGACTTCATTATTGATCTTTACGATCAGGCCCAAAAGAAGTAGTCATTGATCCCTTATGTTTGAATCCCTGACGGATAAACTCCAGCAGGCCTTTAAAACCCTCTCGGGTTATGGCCGTATCTCGGAGAATAATATCGGAGACGCTCTGCGCGAAGTGCGCATGGCGCTGCTCGACGCTGACGTGAATTTCCAAGTCGTCAAAGACTTCATCGAGCGGGTGAAAGAAAAGTCCCTCGGAGCGGAGGTCATTAAGTCCGTTTCCCCCGGCCAACAAATCATCAAAATCATCCATGATGAATTAGTCGGCCTCCTCGGATCGGAAAATGCCGAGCTGAATACAAACTACAACCCCACTAAAATCATGATGGTCGGGCTGCACGGCTCCGGGAAAACGACCTCCACTGGGAAACTCGCCAAGCTCCTGCAAAAACAAGGCAAAACCCCGCTCCTCGTGGCTTGTGACGTTTACCGCCCTGCGGCTATCGACCAGCTCAAAACCCTCGGGGCCCAGCTCAATATCCCGGTTTATACAAAACTCGGCGAAATGAATGTCCCGAAAATCGCCGAGGAAGCCATCGGATTTGCTATCCTCAAACAATGTAACGTCCTGATTTTTGACACGGCCGGACGCCTCCAGATCGATGAACCACTCGTCGAGGAACTCAAAAACCTGAAGAGCAAGGTCAAACCCCAGGAAATCATCCTGGTGGCGGACAGTTCCTTAGGCCAACAAGCCGTCGATGTGGCCAAAGGTTTTAATGACGCCCTCGACCTGACCGGGGTGATCCTGACTAAACTCGACGGTGACGCCCGCGGGGGAGCAGCCATTTCCATCAGGTCTGTGACCGGAAAACCCATTAAATTCGTCGGGACCGGCGAAAAAATGGATGCCTTGGAGCCATTCCACCCGGATCGTATGGCCTCACGTATCCTCGGGATGGGTGATATCGTGACCTTGGTCGAAAAAGCCCAGGAACATATCGATACAGACAAGGCCGAGGAGCTGGAGCGCAAAATGCGCAAAGGCGACATGGACATGAATGATTTTCTGGAGCAGCTCCGGCAAGTAAAAAATATGGGGAATTTGGAGAATTTACTTGGCATGCTCCCCGGAGTTGGTAATGTGCTCAGTTCCCAGTCAGGCGGCGGGCTTATTGCGCAGGGCGAGAAACAGATGAAACGCTCTGAGGCGATGATCCAGTCCATGACACCGGGTGAGAGGCGTTTTCCGCATCTGATAAATGTCAGTCGCAGACAACGTATCGCCCGTGGCAGCGGTGCTTCCCTTGTGGAAGTGAATCAATTCTTGAAGCAATTCGAGGAAATGAAAAAAATGATGAAAAACATGGGTAAAATGCAAAAACTCATGACGAAAATGGGAGGCGGGCTCCCGATGCAGATGCCCGGCATGCCCCGCTAAAAACGGGGAAATCAGAATAAAGAAAACAAGCATTGGCAATAAACAAACAGGATTTGTCAGAGGAAAAAAGTTATGGCAGTTAAGATTCGTCTCACCCGTACGGGAACAACAAACGCACCCAGCTATCGTCTGGTTGTCACCGATAATCGTAATCCCCGTGACGGTCGTTACCTTGAAAATCTCGGGACTTATACCCCGAGGGATGCAAAGCAGAATTCCGATTTGAAGCTCGATCGTATCGAGCATTGGCTTTCTAAAGGTGCAGAAATGACCGAAACAGCTGCGAGCTTGATTAAAAAAGCGCGTAAAATCGCCGTCCAAGTCGCGTAGTTTTGGATTTTTATCACCCAACGGGTAATTCCTTTAGCGGAATGCCGGGAGGTCAAAAAAACAATGCAAATTGAAGTTTTGACCTTGTTCCCCGGAATCGTCGAGGGTTCGGTGGGTGAAAGCATTATTAAACGCGCACAGGAAAAGGAACTCGTTTCGATTCGTGTGCGGAATTTACGGGATTGGACCCGTGACCGGCATAAAACAGCCGATGACCGCCCTTACGGGGGTGGTGCAGGGATGGTTCTGAAACCCGAACCGATATTTGAGGCGGTGGACGCCATCTGTGGGGAGTCGAAGTCAGAATGGCATGTGATTCTGACTTCTCCCGCAGGAAAAGCCCTCACGCAGGAAAAAGCGCGGGAGCTGGCCGGAAGGCCAAAAGTTCTTTTGATATGCGGTCATTATGAAGGAATCGATGAAAGGGTCAGGACGGCCCTCGTCGACGAGGAAATCTCCATCGGAGATTATATCCTGACGAATGGTTCTCTGGCGGCCTCGGTGATTATCGACGCCACGGTCCGGCTCATCCCCGGAGTGCTTGGTTGTGAGGAATCCGCCGAGACTGAGTCATTCAACGATTTCCTTTTGGAGTATCCCCATTACACACGGCCCGAGAATTACCGGGACATACCGGTGCCGGGGGTTCTCCTCTCGGGTAACCACGCGCAAATTGCGCAATGGCGATACGAGGAGTCCCTGAGACGGACCACCGAAAGGCGACCGGATCTCTTAGAAAAACATTTGCAGTACAAGAAAACCAATTAAAAAAAACAAATAGAGTGGAGAAGACATATGAGCAGCGCAGTTGACATCATCCGTGCGATCGAAGCCGAACAATTTAAAACTGATCTCGCCCCTTTCAATATAGGGGACACGATCAAAGTACACACCCGTGTTAAAGAAGGTGAAAAAGCCCGTATCCAGATTTTTGCCGGGCTCGTCATTGCCAAAAAAGGAACCGGGATTAATGCAAATTTCACCGTCCGCCGTATTTCTTATGGTGAAGGTGTCGAGCGTATCTTCCCCCTCCACTCCCCAAATATCGCCAAGGTCGAAGTGGATAAACATGGAGCCCCACGCCGCGCCAAACTTTATTACCTCCGCGATCGCCTCGGTAAAGAAGCCCTTCTCGTTAAAGAAAAAGGCGGCCGTAAAAAATAGTTTTTATTAAGAACCCCTCTCTAAAGGTTTTCTTTTATAACACCCGTCACTTGACCAAGTGACGGGTGTTTTTTTATATGAATTTTCCGGTGCCGACCGGTTAGGCCTTTTCCCAGCGGCTAACGGCCAAGGGAAGGTGGGTGGGCGGAGAAGTCGGGGGAAAGAAAATATTGCGCCGTCGATAAGAAGTGATAGAATCAGGATGTGGGATATCCCACTAAAATAAAAAACACTCTAAGCTGGAATCAAGAGTTCATCCACACGGTGATGATAAGATACAAAAGCCTCATATCACTTAAAAAATGCTAATCACTCTGAGAATAAGGAGCAACTAACATGACGACGACATTAGTCAAAAAGTATGAAGCGCATTTGGATGCCAAAAAACGTCTAGTCCTCCGGGGAACAGAATATCAGCACTACCAAGTCCGTATCTATAAGGATGGCCATGTCGAGTTGGAGCCCCGAGTGCTCATTCATCCCTGCGCGGTATCGAAACGAACACTTAAAACCATGGATGCATCGATGGCTAACTTCAAAAAAGGAAAAGTCTCCAAGCCCATTGATCTGTCCAGATACTAATCTGGAGGAGCAAGAAAATGGACCGTTTCGAGATCGTCATGGGCGTCCCTCATATGGGAAAATATTGGGACGAGCTGAAAAAAAACAGGCATCAAATAGACTATCAAAGTCCGAACAGAAGGACTTCAAGAAACTCATCAAGGCCTTCAAGTTGTTGGAGGCGAATCCCCAATATCCGGGATTACAATCACACGAGATTGATCCTCTGACGCGGCGTTATGGTTCAAAGGTCTTTCAGTCCTATCTGGAAAACAGGAAACCCGCCACCGGTCGGCTCTTTTGGGTGTACGGCCCAGGCAAAGGTCAGATCACAATCATCGGTCTTGAACCGCACCCTGAAGATAACAAAAGGGGCGGTTATGATCGTGTGGAACTGTCCCAGTTACGGCCCCACAAATCGTCGGATAAAGCTTTAAAAAAGAGTTTTTTTCTTTGTTAGGCCTTACCCCAAGAGCCAAGGAGAGGTGGGGGTGGGTCTATGACAGGAGTGTGATGGATCCGCGGTGGTGGGCGGAGAAGTCGGGGGAGAAAAGTGCTGGATCATTGAAGAAAAAAACTGTCCAATATGAAGAGGAAGTTACTGAGAACTAAAAAATGGAGCCGTTTATGGTAGGAATTATCTCGCAAACTAACTGCCATTCCAGTCTGGCCTCGATTTCTATTGCTATTGGTGCGTGCAGACGTATGGCAGTAATAACGATTATGTGAGGCTGAGATTTTAGATTATTTTTTTCAGCAAATTGCTCAAGAGGCTATCTTTGGGGAGCATACTCGCTCCCCGAGTGTTGCAGGCATACACCCGCTCCGCCGTTTTTTATCAAATGCCCCCGGAAGGCGTTCGGGGCCTAAATGGTTCCATCGGGCGGGGACGCCCTCGGATGCACTCGGGGACACATGCTCTCCCCGATCCTCGGCAAGCAGAGCCGCCCGCCCTACCCGCGTAAAAATCAAAACTTCTTCCTTCGGGAGCAAATTGCTCCCTAGATGGGAACGGGAGCTCTGTCGCCCTACACACTCACTCGTCAGGCTTTTTCTTCGTGCCCTTTGTGATCTTCGTGGTGAATACCCCCCCCTTTGACGGACTTGCGCTGTGAAACTCATCTGTTTTGGAGGGGGTTTGCCGGGCAACTTGCGCGTTGACTTGATGGGGTGAATGTTCTTGAACAGTATTCATGCGCAAAACCATCCTTTTCCCATTATTTGCCGCGCTGATCGCGGCTTTCACTTTCCCTGGTTGTTCCCAAGGGGAAAAAGCCAGCAAAACGGTCGCTGAAGGCCAGATGATTAGTAAAATCCGGACGCGGGGAGTATTAAAAATCGGTGTAGCCATTTTTGTGCCTTGGGTGATCCAGGGTAAAGACGGTAACCTGAAAGGGTTTGAAGTCGAACTGGCAAATCAACTTGCCGCCGACATGCAGGTCAAACCACAATTTGTCATCAGCGACTTTGACCAGTTGATCCCCAAACTCCAAGCCGGTGAAATCGACATCATCATCTCGGGAATGTCGATCACCCCTGAACGCGCCCTGAAAGTCAATTTCACGGTCCCTTATAATGAATCCGGTACTTATATCGTGGGGAATAAAAAGAGCATGAAAAAGGTCGAAAAACCTGATGATTTGAATGATAAAAAGTATGTGATCGGATTTGTCGCAGGCACGATATTTGAAAACACGGCCCAGAAAATTTTCACAAAAGCAGAACTACATCCCTTCAGCAGCGATGATGAATGTTACAAGGCGCTCAACCTCATGCAAATCGATGCCGTGATCTCCTCGAGCCCCCGCCCCGAACTGGAAGTCCTCATGAATCCTGACAAATTTTTCATTCCGTTCAACGATTCCCTCACGAATACGGGTCAAGCCATGGTCATCCAGAAAGGGGATCCTGATTTTGTGAATTTCCTAAATTCCTGGATATTCTATTACACAGCAAACCAATGGTTGCTTGAGAGAAGACACTACTGGTTCCGTACATTGGACTGGAAAGACGCCGATGTGACTTTCGGTTTAAACTAATGCCTCCGACACTGGATTTCGAAAAGGTGGCCAGGTTCAAGGGCTACGTGCAAATTGCGGGAATCGATGAGGCCGGGCGCGGACCGTGGGCGGGACCGGTTTCTGCCGCAGCGGTGATCTTGCCTAGAGATTTTGCGCACGCGGTCCTGAATGACTCCAAACAACTCACCGAAAAAAAGCGGGAAATAATTTTTGAAGAGTTAATGGCGGACAAACAAATTCTTTGGGGCATCGGTTTAGCTAGCGCAGAAGAGATCGATTCCCTGAATATCCTCCGTGCCACCCATCTGGCTATGCAACGGGCTGTGGCGGATTTATGCAGCACCCCCGATTTCCTCCTCATTGATGGACGCCCAGTCAAAGGTTTCGCCATTCCCCAACAAGCCATCGTCAAAGGGGACGCCAAAAGTCTGTCAATCGCCGCCGCATCGATTCTGGCAAAAGTGACCCGAGACCGTTTGATGCTGGAAATCGGCCGGGAATTCCCTCAATATGGATTTGCAAAACACAAAGGATATGGAACAGCCCAACACTCAAAAACCCTTCAAGAATTTGGTCCGTGTCCCGTTCACCGTAAAAGCTTCGCGCCTGTTCGCGCGGCTCTTGCTCAAAGACCCCTCTGAGACAAAGGCCATCGGTGATTTCGGTGAAGAGATGGCGGCCTATTATCTCAGGAAATACCACCGTTATAAAATCCTCGCCCGTCAATGGGAGGCTGAACACGGGGAAATCGACCTCCTCGCGCGTGACCGCGACACCCTCGTCTTTGTAGAGGTCAAAACCCGGGCTTCTGAAGATTTCGGCAGGGCTGCGGCAGCGGTCAATGCCCAAAAGCGGCGCAACCTCAGCCGTGCAGCACTCGAATACCTCCGCCGCCTCAATAAAAAGGATATATACTTCCGCTTTGATATCGTCGAGGTGGTCAAAGTCGAGGCACCGGAGACTTATGAATGCCGCCTGATTCAAAATGCATTTGAACTCAGCACACCTTATCGTTATTAACTAGGGGATCACCTATGAAAATTCCTTTTATCAAAATGAATGGCGCGGGTAATGACTTTGTCATGATCGATAACCGCGATCTGAAAACAAACCTGACCAAAACCCAGATCGAACACATCTGTGAGCGCCACCGAGGTGTCGGGGCGGACGGGCTCCTCGCTGTCGAACCCGCCCAAAAGGGGGGTAACTACCGTTTCCGTTATTATAATAGTGACGGCGGCGAAGCTGAAATGTGCGGCAATGGGGCGCGTTGTTTTGCGCGTTTCGCCCAGAGACTCTCTCCGGGAGCTAATCAACTGGCCTTTGAAACAATCGCCGGAATGATCCACGCTATTTTCGAAGGTACACTCGTCCGCTTGAATCTCAGTGATCCTAAAGGCTTTGAACTGAATAAAAAAATCAAGCTCTCCGACGGGGAATTCCTCATCCATAACTGTAACACGGGAGTGCCCCATGCTGTACTGATCGTCGATGACGCTGACAAAGCCTATGTCGGTAAATACGGGGCGGAAATCCGTTACCACGCTGATTATGCGCCCAAAGGCACCAATGTGAATTTTGTCCAAAAAACGGGGGAAGACTCGATCCGTGTCCGCACGTATGAGCGCGGGGTGGAAGGCGAAACCCTCGCCTGCGGGACCGGGGTGAGCGCCTCGGCGATTGTTGCTCATTACGTCCTCGGAACTAAGACCCCCGTCAAGGTAAAGGTGCAGGGTGGAGACACCCTCGAAGTCGATTTTACAGTGGAAAATGAGCAAATCTCGAGGGTTTTCCTCAAGGGGCCTGCGGATTTCACCTTCAGCGGTGAAATCGAGATTGAGTAGTGGACTCCCCGGAAATCACAAGCGGGGCGAGAATATCTTACGCGTGACAACCGGGGCAAATTGCTTTAGTTAAAAAACCACCATGTTTAACGGTACATACACAGCTTTAGTGACCCCCTTCCGGAATGGAAAAATCGACACACAGGCATTTGACAAGCTCATACAAGGGCAAATTGCAGGGGGCGTGGACGGGATTGTGCCAGTCGGTACGACCGGTGAATCCCCCACCCTCGATCATGATGAACACATCGAGGTCATCCGATTGGCAAAGGAATACTCACGCGATAAGCTCAAGGTAATTGCCGGAACTGGAGCAAATTGCACCAAAGAAGCTATCGAGCTGACCCTGGCTGCCGAGGCCCTCGGCATCGACGGCACCTTGCAAGTGGCCCCCTATTATAACAAGCCCAGCCAAGAGGGGCTTTACCAGCATTTTGCCGCAATCGCACGTGCGACGAAACTGCCGATCATCCTTTACAGTATTCCCGGACGTTGCGGGATCGAGATTTCAGTTGAAACCACTCTCCGCCTCGCCACAGACTTTAAAAATGTGGTTTGTATGAAGGAAGCCGGCGGGACACCCGAGCGCGTCAGTGCCCTGCGCCAAGCGGGACTCCCCGGAAACTTCACCATCCTGAGCGGAGACGATTCACAGACGCTTCCCTTTATGAGCGTCGGTGCTGTCGGTGTCATCAGCGTGGCCTCAAACCTGATTCCGTTGGAAGTCTCCAAAATGGTTCGGCTTTTTGCCCAAGGCGACCTCGATGCCGCGCGCAGATTGCACGAGCGGCTCTACCCGGCATTCAAGGACCTTTTCATCGAGACAAATCCGGTTCCGATCAAGGCGGCCCTTGCGATCAAAGGCCTGATTGCCGAGGAGTACCGTCTGCCATTGGTCCCCATGTCCGCCGCTAACCGTGCTAAAATGGTGGAATCCCTTAAAAAAGCAGGTGCTTTATGAGTGTGACAAATTTAATGATTGTCGGAGCCAAAGGTCGTATGGGCCAAATGCTCATCCAATGCGCCGGACAGGACAACGAACTCAAAGTCATCAAAGGGCTCGATATCGATAATCCCTCGTTTGATCCAGAGATCAAACAAGCACAGGCCGTTATTGAGTTCGCCCTCCACGATGCGACCACCCGGACCCTTGAGGCGTGTTTATCAAACAAAGTGCCCTTAGTCATTGGCACGACCGGCCACTCGAAAGAGGTCCTCGCGCAAATTGCGGCAGCGGCAAAGCTCATCCCTATCGTTCATGCGAGCAATTATAGCCTAGGAATGAATGCCCTTTTTTACCTCGTCAAAAGGGCCGCCGAAATCCTCGGTAGCGACTATGATCAAGAAGTCATCGAGATGCATCACCGCATGAAAAAGGATGCCCCCAGTGGTTCAGCCCTCTCGCTGGCGAAAGTCCTCGCCGAAGTTAAAAAACAAGATCTTGAGAAACTTACCCGGCACGGCCGCGAGGGAATGCCGGGTGAACGTAGCCGCGACGAAATCGGAATCCATGCTCTGCGCGGGGGTGACGTCGTCGGTGATCATACCGTCATGTTTGCCGGGATCGGTGAACGTGTGGAGCTCACCCATAAAGCCTCCAGCCGCGAGACATTCGCTCGTGGGGCTTTGCGTGCCGCGAAATGGGCCACGACCCAGACACCCGGCCTTTACGAAATGTCTGATGTCCTTGGTTTAAAGTGATTTTATGATCCCCGTGGGCATCGCTCTTGGTTCAAACGTGGGGGATTCCGCGGGGAATATTGATAAGGCTTTTGAATGGCTCAAAACCCTTTCTTTGGATGGTACCCTCATC from Verrucomicrobiota bacterium encodes the following:
- the dapA gene encoding 4-hydroxy-tetrahydrodipicolinate synthase; amino-acid sequence: MFNGTYTALVTPFRNGKIDTQAFDKLIQGQIAGGVDGIVPVGTTGESPTLDHDEHIEVIRLAKEYSRDKLKVIAGTGANCTKEAIELTLAAEALGIDGTLQVAPYYNKPSQEGLYQHFAAIARATKLPIILYSIPGRCGIEISVETTLRLATDFKNVVCMKEAGGTPERVSALRQAGLPGNFTILSGDDSQTLPFMSVGAVGVISVASNLIPLEVSKMVRLFAQGDLDAARRLHERLYPAFKDLFIETNPVPIKAALAIKGLIAEEYRLPLVPMSAANRAKMVESLKKAGAL
- the dapF gene encoding diaminopimelate epimerase gives rise to the protein MKIPFIKMNGAGNDFVMIDNRDLKTNLTKTQIEHICERHRGVGADGLLAVEPAQKGGNYRFRYYNSDGGEAEMCGNGARCFARFAQRLSPGANQLAFETIAGMIHAIFEGTLVRLNLSDPKGFELNKKIKLSDGEFLIHNCNTGVPHAVLIVDDADKAYVGKYGAEIRYHADYAPKGTNVNFVQKTGEDSIRVRTYERGVEGETLACGTGVSASAIVAHYVLGTKTPVKVKVQGGDTLEVDFTVENEQISRVFLKGPADFTFSGEIEIE
- the ffh gene encoding signal recognition particle protein, coding for MFESLTDKLQQAFKTLSGYGRISENNIGDALREVRMALLDADVNFQVVKDFIERVKEKSLGAEVIKSVSPGQQIIKIIHDELVGLLGSENAELNTNYNPTKIMMVGLHGSGKTTSTGKLAKLLQKQGKTPLLVACDVYRPAAIDQLKTLGAQLNIPVYTKLGEMNVPKIAEEAIGFAILKQCNVLIFDTAGRLQIDEPLVEELKNLKSKVKPQEIILVADSSLGQQAVDVAKGFNDALDLTGVILTKLDGDARGGAAISIRSVTGKPIKFVGTGEKMDALEPFHPDRMASRILGMGDIVTLVEKAQEHIDTDKAEELERKMRKGDMDMNDFLEQLRQVKNMGNLENLLGMLPGVGNVLSSQSGGGLIAQGEKQMKRSEAMIQSMTPGERRFPHLINVSRRQRIARGSGASLVEVNQFLKQFEEMKKMMKNMGKMQKLMTKMGGGLPMQMPGMPR
- the rplS gene encoding 50S ribosomal protein L19; translated protein: MSSAVDIIRAIEAEQFKTDLAPFNIGDTIKVHTRVKEGEKARIQIFAGLVIAKKGTGINANFTVRRISYGEGVERIFPLHSPNIAKVEVDKHGAPRRAKLYYLRDRLGKEALLVKEKGGRKK
- the dapB gene encoding 4-hydroxy-tetrahydrodipicolinate reductase, coding for MSVTNLMIVGAKGRMGQMLIQCAGQDNELKVIKGLDIDNPSFDPEIKQAQAVIEFALHDATTRTLEACLSNKVPLVIGTTGHSKEVLAQIAAAAKLIPIVHASNYSLGMNALFYLVKRAAEILGSDYDQEVIEMHHRMKKDAPSGSALSLAKVLAEVKKQDLEKLTRHGREGMPGERSRDEIGIHALRGGDVVGDHTVMFAGIGERVELTHKASSRETFARGALRAAKWATTQTPGLYEMSDVLGLK
- a CDS encoding YraN family protein, with the protein product MLKDPSETKAIGDFGEEMAAYYLRKYHRYKILARQWEAEHGEIDLLARDRDTLVFVEVKTRASEDFGRAAAAVNAQKRRNLSRAALEYLRRLNKKDIYFRFDIVEVVKVEAPETYECRLIQNAFELSTPYRY
- the rpsP gene encoding 30S ribosomal protein S16; this translates as MAVKIRLTRTGTTNAPSYRLVVTDNRNPRDGRYLENLGTYTPRDAKQNSDLKLDRIEHWLSKGAEMTETAASLIKKARKIAVQVA
- the trmD gene encoding tRNA (guanosine(37)-N1)-methyltransferase TrmD, with translation MQIEVLTLFPGIVEGSVGESIIKRAQEKELVSIRVRNLRDWTRDRHKTADDRPYGGGAGMVLKPEPIFEAVDAICGESKSEWHVILTSPAGKALTQEKARELAGRPKVLLICGHYEGIDERVRTALVDEEISIGDYILTNGSLAASVIIDATVRLIPGVLGCEESAETESFNDFLLEYPHYTRPENYRDIPVPGVLLSGNHAQIAQWRYEESLRRTTERRPDLLEKHLQYKKTN
- a CDS encoding ribonuclease HII: MPPTLDFEKVARFKGYVQIAGIDEAGRGPWAGPVSAAAVILPRDFAHAVLNDSKQLTEKKREIIFEELMADKQILWGIGLASAEEIDSLNILRATHLAMQRAVADLCSTPDFLLIDGRPVKGFAIPQQAIVKGDAKSLSIAAASILAKVTRDRLMLEIGREFPQYGFAKHKGYGTAQHSKTLQEFGPCPVHRKSFAPVRAALAQRPL
- a CDS encoding transporter substrate-binding domain-containing protein, with the translated sequence MRKTILFPLFAALIAAFTFPGCSQGEKASKTVAEGQMISKIRTRGVLKIGVAIFVPWVIQGKDGNLKGFEVELANQLAADMQVKPQFVISDFDQLIPKLQAGEIDIIISGMSITPERALKVNFTVPYNESGTYIVGNKKSMKKVEKPDDLNDKKYVIGFVAGTIFENTAQKIFTKAELHPFSSDDECYKALNLMQIDAVISSSPRPELEVLMNPDKFFIPFNDSLTNTGQAMVIQKGDPDFVNFLNSWIFYYTANQWLLERRHYWFRTLDWKDADVTFGLN